One Rattus rattus isolate New Zealand chromosome 12, Rrattus_CSIRO_v1, whole genome shotgun sequence genomic window carries:
- the LOC116913962 gene encoding mast cell protease 8 has translation MFLFLFFLVAVLPVNTEGGEIIWGTESKPHSRPYMASLKVYYGNSYRHYCGGFLVAKDIVMTAAHCNRSNIKVTLGAHNINKRENTQLISVVKAKPHENYDRRSYFNDIMLLKLERKAQLNGVVKTIALPRSQDWVKPGQVCTVAGWGCLANCTSSNTLQEVNLEVQKGQKCQGMSTNYKDSIQLCVGNPSEGKATGKGDSGGPFVCDGVAQGIVSYRLCTGTLPRVFTRISSFIPWIQKTMKLLQQP, from the exons ATGTTCCTGTTCCTGTTCTTCCTGGTGGCCGTCCTACCAGTCAACACTGAAGGAG GAGAGATCATATGGGGTACAGAGTCCAAACCCCACTCCCGGCCCTACATGGCATCCTTAAAGGTTTATTATGGTAATTCATACCGCCATTACTGTGGTGGTTTCCTGGTAGCAAAAGACATCGTAATGACAGCAGCTCACTGTAATAGAAG caatataaaagtaaCCTTAGGTGCTCACAATATCAATAAACGAGAAAACACCCAGCTCATCTCTGTTGTAAAAGCCAAACCTCACGAGAACTATGACAGACGTTCATATTTTAATGACATCATGCTCCTGAAG TTGGAACGCAAAGCTCAACTCAATGGTGTTGTGAAGACGATTGCCCTTCCTAGGAGCCAGGACTGGGTGAAACCTGGGCAGGTGTGCACAGTGGCAGGTTGGGGATGCTTGGCCAATTGTACTTCGTCTAACACACTTCAAGAAGTGAATCTAGAAGTTCAGAAAGGCCAGAAGTGCCAAGGCATGTCCACAAACTACAAAGACTCCATCCAGCTTTGTGTGGGAAACCCCAGCGAGGGGAAGGCTACTGGTAAG GGAGACTCAGGGGGTCCCTTTGTGTGTGATGGAGTGGCCCAGGGCATTGTCAGTTATCGCTTGTGTACTGGGACACTTCCTCGAGTATTCACCAGAATCTCCAGCTTTATACCGTGGATTCAGAAAACAATGAAACTCCTTCAACAACCCTAG